A window of Malania oleifera isolate guangnan ecotype guangnan chromosome 2, ASM2987363v1, whole genome shotgun sequence genomic DNA:
TGGACCCTCCAagggaaaaagaaggaaagatACTAGAAAAATGGATGAGAACAATAAAGAATAAACCCTAGGGTGGGCGAGGCTAATTTCACTTCCTCACATTCACACTTTGCTGTGAAAGTGGTGGAAAATTTTGGAACAAGCATGTCAAGGTGACTAGATTATatgatttaattaaaaataaaaaataaaaaagggcgGATCTTAGTATACATTAATATATTCTTACTCTTGATCGAAAAACTATCGTACTATAAGATAAGCACAAAAGGGAGATAGAGATAATAAAAGAAAACCCCTCCCAACCAACACACACCATCAAAAACAAGCCAAAGAGTCTAAAACACAGCTCTAATTCAAGAAAACAAAGGTCTAGATTAAAAAACACCACAAAATAAACGtgtaaacaaatcaaaaatcCACCAAACAAAACTCGAGATTTGAACTAAAGAGAAGGGAAGTGAGACCCACACCTTTCCATCCGAAAAACTATCTTGCAGATAATGATTATAATGATTTGAGAGTATTAATTCTAGTGGAGTTTGGCAAGTAAGTATTGTTAATTTTGTAAAAGCTCATTTAATCGATCCAACCTTATAACGGGCATGACATTTGTACAATCTTACGTTAAAAATATTTGTTTAGAAGAAAGTggtttcaaaaaaagaaaaattaatgatTTGGGTCAGGTGGGCTGGGGTAATTTGTCCACATGTAGTCAAGTCATATACATAGATTGAACCCACCAGCAGACCTACGTATTGTTCCACTTGTTTCTTTGGATTGAACTTATTGGAGTAGGTCTTTGTATGGAAGAAAAATGTCCCTCCACCCATTTTCTTTTCGTTCCTCACAAGATTTGAAACTTAAACATTCAACTTAAAGCTGATTAGAATCTTCCTAAAGCACACAAGTGGTCATTCCAAGTCAATTTTGTATAGATGGAAGTATCCACGTACATGATTGTTTTGGAAATTATCAGATTGTGTTTACACAGCTATCTGCATCATGCTTGCTCAGATAATGAAACGGAAAAAAAGTATTCTCATTTGGTTATGTAATTATGGTAAGGCCCAGCTTGGAACTCGAAAAATATTAGGAAGAGAATAGGAAAATATTAAGGAATCTACaatttcatatttggttatcaaggaaacggagaaagaaaatgaaaaatatatttaattcatGTACAAAATTTTGACTTTACAAATTATTAAGATTTGAGTTTTACTTATTTTTAATCGTATTAGAACaaccttttatttttaattgtatttcatGTTATAGAAATATGCattggaaaatgattttcctcatcttccttttctttcctttttttcaaataaaatcctCCATCCATTGGACCCCCAAATGGTAGCAATTGGTAAATTGATTGTCCCTTTCATAGCACTCCTAGATAGCCACaatctcaaaaataaataatttttttaaaaaaattagaacaaCTTTAAAATGAAAGCAAGAGACAATGGGAATGTAGGTAGTAGACAACTTGGTGGATGAACTCTCGTTGGCATAGCTAATGCTTGGCCCCAAGAAGCTATATATATGGTATTCCTCTAAGGTCAAACACACCATGTCATGCAAATTAATGCACAAGTTACACAAGAAGATGACTCAACTTGCAGTTTTCCAGTGTTTGGTATTCTCCCTGTGCTTTCTGCTCATTACCTTTAGTGCTGATGCTAACAGTCAGGTTGGCAACCTTCAAAAATTGATCATGTCAAGAAAGTCACAAAACCCGCCTCTTGCAGCTTCTTGGGCAAGACTAGATGCAACAGAGGAGCACTCGACAGTGTTCGTCGAACCGCAAGATGGGTTGATGGAAGCCAATAGGATCGATAAGCTGCCGGGGCAACCACAAGGCGTGAACTTTAATCAGTTCTCAGGCTATGTCACAGTTGATCCTAAGGCTGGAAAAGCTCTCTTCTATTATTTTGTTGAGTCCCCAAAGTACTCTTCCACTAACCCTGTGGTCTTGTGGCTCAATGGAGGTAATTATAAGCCAAAGTGGCCAAAACACATTTGAGTGCATCTTCACTCTTCTTCTGTCATTATTTCAGACATTAAATAAATATTCCTTAAATTGGAAAAAACACTAGTGTCTTATATGTTGTAATCATCACAAACTTAATCTACATGTCATCTGGTCAAATTGGAGAGAGGATACTGCCAACAATGTATTCAATGTGATCATCTAATAATAATCCAAATAATGCTTGGTTTTTTAACCTTCTTATCAATCATTTCTTCCAATCTAATGAAAAACAGTAGTACTTTTCAATTTTACTTTTCTAGCTTTAACCAATTTGTAGCCCTTTTGTTTCCACATTTTCTAGTCTTCTTTACATTTGCAAAGGTCCTTGATAGAATGATGTTGAGCATTGACAGGGCCAGGATGCTCCTCTTTTGGTTATGGGGCCATGATGGAACTAGGACCCTTCAGAGTCAGTAGTGATGGCAAAACACTTTTCAGAAACAACCATTCATGGATTAATGGTATGCAGACTCATTGCCCCTCCTtgttcattttctttcttttcttctcttatcCATAAAAGCAGTAAACTCAACTATATGCATATGGCAGTGGCCAATGTGATCTTCTTGGAATCTCCAGCCGGTGTGGGGTTTTCCTATTCAAAAACAACCTCTGATTACCAACGAACCGGGGATAAGAGCACCGCCAAAGATGCCTATAATTTTCTTATCAACTGGTTCGAGCGGTTTCCACAATACAAATCCAGAGACTTCTTCATAGTGGGGGAGAGCTACGCTGGCCACTATGTACCTCAACTCGCATACACCATTCTTCTCAACAACAAGAATGCAATCATAAATCTCAAAGGCATAGctgtaagttttcaaaattataattttctacTCTTTTGTGCATTTTCTAGCACTTATAATTAATCAATGCATGGAATTTTACCTCattttgtattgtttgattcttTCTTTCCCTTCCAACAACTGGTGACGAGTGTTTCAGATAGGGAATGCATGGATTGATGATGCTACAAATACAATGGGGATTTTTGATTATTTATGGACACATGCCTTGAACTCTGATGAAACCAACAAAGGCATCCATTCTTTCTGTGACTTTGGGAGTTTAAGTTCATCAGCCCAATGTGACAGCTTTCAAGAGAAGGCATTATATATGGAAATGGGTGATATtgatttttataacatttatgcCCCGATCTGCCTCAAGGCTTCATTCAAAAAAGGATTAACTAGTTCTGTAAGTCTTTTTCTATTTATCAAATTCTTCTTTTAGATACTCAACAGTCCTTGTGCCTTTTATCCTCACACAATGATacataatttaatataaaataaaaataaataaacttaaaaacataaataaaaatgcaaatataAACACGATTCAAAAATAGAACTCCTCAATACTTGTCTCCCTTAGGATACAACAACCTGATTTGAATCGTATAACTCTCTCCAATTCTGCACAAACGGAAGAGTCCAAAGCTttacaaaaaaacaaaatacattttcttacttgtcaaactctctagaTTTGCAAGAAGGGTGACATGATGAGAATGATGTGAAGATATTGGTGTATGGTGCCAATACCTTAAgagtctatttataggcacaaaatgatCTTACATTCTCCATGCACTTAATAAatagaaaacatatatattaaataGGTATACGCCTAGATTTAAGGTACACTCACATAATTAATCTTATAAATTTATGAAATTCATGAATGAATGACCTAATTAAATGTAGATACATAACCCATTCTAAGATACAAGCTCTTTTCCAAgataattaatgaaataataatattaaaatataccAACACACAAGCTCTTTAACTTCATAAAAAATACagcaaaaattgatttttcaatttcatattgttGTTTCTTTTAAGCAGATTTACAATTTCAATCCCTGTTCAGACAACTATATCAAATCTTATTTGAATATCCCTAAAGTGCAAGCTGCTCTTCATGCAAATCCAACAACTTGGAGTGCTTGCAGGTActttttctttatttaaattttgaaacgATGATGTCCAAGGTCTTTTGGGTTCCCGACTTGATACTAATTAATAGTTGTGGTTACAAGTACTAATTAGCTGCAATTGTTCATATAAACAATTAATTAGTCTTTCTTTGGAACTTGTattttttttccttgaaaaatgGGAGAGAAAATTATGAAGAAATCTacttttaatatttgaatatagagcaaaataagagagaaaataaaaacatatggTACATCAATGAACAATTTTTGTCCTACCTATCATTAACCTTTGATTTTTCTTAGTGATTAGTTATGTTTgattaaattttcattcttaaaaaatattttagagagagagagagagagagagagagcaaatacAATAACAATttgatttctttttcattttcttttccctatttttctgaaaaaaaaaaaaatctctaacaCAAACAAAACCTTAAAAAAGACTATTGAGCATATATCTTTCATTGTGTTTTTATATCTTGCAATGAATGTCTATGCAGAGATTTTAACTGGACTGATAGCCCAAGTACCATCCTGCCTATGATCAAGGATCTCATGAGGAGCGGTATAAGGGTATGGTTGTACAGGTAATTGAGATCAAAGGCCTTGCTCATTTATCCTTGGATTGATGAggtttatatatacatacatatgtatattcGTGTCTTTTTATCTTCGCTAACCACCTTCACCCCTATTGTACCCTCAGCCACAATAATCAAATATCATAAGCAGATTGATTTGAATAAAATCCAGTACTAATTTGTTTTGTGttttataaaaattcataaaattgccaATCTAAGATTTGAACTTTATGctcttaaaatcattttttaagtATAATCGATTTCACGAAAAGTCATTTAAAAATTGACAGAAATCGTTGAACCCTGTGCAGTGGGGATACTGATGGTCGCGTGCCGATTACCTCAACTAGGTACTCCATAAACAGCCTAAATCTCTCCATTGTTTCTCCTTGGCATCCATGGTACACCAACAAAGAGGTAATGTTTATTAAATATCAATCATTGAGGTCATGGTTTGCTCTAACTCGTCTGCTTGTTGGTGCTTTACTTgcttaaaattaaatatttgtcaAAAAGTAGTATGCCATTAATGCATGTCAAGTGATATGTAAGATTACTTTAGATgagcttgattttttttttccttttacatAATAAAATCTTAACATGCAAAGCATCAACGCAATGTACAAATGTATGGTAGAGGAGTTAAGACTTTGATTTGCGCTCTTTCGTCGTTCGAGTTTCTGCTTTGAATTTTCTTTCTAATAAAAACTACAGTGAAGGTTCATTACAAGTTCCCATATTATTGCACTACCTAATACAAGTTTGTTTTGGAATTCAGGTGGGCGGTTATGTGGTGCAATACAAAGGATTAACATTAGCTACAGTAAGAGGAGCCGGACACCTAGTTCCAACCTACCAACCACAAAGAGCACTGACCATGATCTCATCATTCCTTCAAGGAAACCTTCCTCCTTCCTCACCATGACATGAAAGATTATAGAATGGATGGCCAATCCCTCTACTGGCCATACACCTATTTTCAGGATGCTACCATGTGGTAGTGAGGCCTACTTTTTTACTTGTTTAGCTTATGAAAAGTTcatattaagaaaaaaaagaaagtcaAATCTATCACCACATGATAAGCATGCGCCTAAAAACTAAGCATGAGAAAcatctttttattttataatttctctATGACATCCCACCCTAATTATAAATGCAAAGAGCATatgtaatactaataataaaactTAATAAGGTTTGAAGAAAAAATCTATAGCAAATTTTTTGTTATTCCATATATAATCTGCATGTAatatcttttccttcttttttttcttaaagaTATAATATGCAACATCTTCGGAGATAAGTATAACTCTTGCTTACACCTTTGGTACACAGGAATTGTATACCAAAGAATGTAATCAAATTTATTACTTGATTTTTTCTTGTTCTCAAATCTTCATCCCTTTCCATTCCTACTCTTTTCCATTTTGCAAACGAAAACAtgagattttttatttatttatggaatTAACGTCTTCCCACCTATGAGGATTTTGTTGTG
This region includes:
- the LOC131147817 gene encoding serine carboxypeptidase 1-like; the encoded protein is MTQLAVFQCLVFSLCFLLITFSADANSQVGNLQKLIMSRKSQNPPLAASWARLDATEEHSTVFVEPQDGLMEANRIDKLPGQPQGVNFNQFSGYVTVDPKAGKALFYYFVESPKYSSTNPVVLWLNGGPGCSSFGYGAMMELGPFRVSSDGKTLFRNNHSWINVANVIFLESPAGVGFSYSKTTSDYQRTGDKSTAKDAYNFLINWFERFPQYKSRDFFIVGESYAGHYVPQLAYTILLNNKNAIINLKGIAIGNAWIDDATNTMGIFDYLWTHALNSDETNKGIHSFCDFGSLSSSAQCDSFQEKALYMEMGDIDFYNIYAPICLKASFKKGLTSSIYNFNPCSDNYIKSYLNIPKVQAALHANPTTWSACRDFNWTDSPSTILPMIKDLMRSGIRVWLYSGDTDGRVPITSTRYSINSLNLSIVSPWHPWYTNKEVGGYVVQYKGLTLATVRGAGHLVPTYQPQRALTMISSFLQGNLPPSSP